In Corylus avellana chromosome ca2, CavTom2PMs-1.0, the following proteins share a genomic window:
- the LOC132170692 gene encoding agamous-like MADS-box protein AGL21, translated as MGRGKIAIERIGNSTSRQVTFSKRRKGLIKKTKELAILCDAEVGLIIFSSTGKLYEFASTSMKAVTERYHKSKEEHQQLQNPASDAKFWQREAAILRQQLENLQEIQRHMMGEQLYGLGVKDLQDLENQLEMSLQGVRMKKEQILTDEIQELNRKGNLIHQENLELYKKVNLIHQENRELYKKVYSTTAAGINSFIPYGTNIREDLHVPIHLQLCQPHQQAYETPAKETELGSIQLSTMPPGLPSHMVALLNNFMSEKKMRFSCRYQASM; from the exons ATGGGGAGAGGGAAGATTGCAATTGAAAGGATCGGTAATTCAACGAGCAGGCAGGTTACTTTCTCAAAGCGGAGAAAGGGGTTGATCAAAAAGACCAAGGAGCTGGCCATCCTGTGTGATGCTGAAGTTGGACTTATCATCTTTTCCAGCACTGGAAAGCTCTATGAATTTGCAAGCACCAG CATGAAAGCAGTAACTGAGAGATATCACAAATCAAAGGAGGAACATCAGCAACTGCAGAATCCAGCATCAGACGCCAAG TTTTGGCAAAGGGAGGCGGCAATCTTAAGGCAACAACTAGAGAACTTGCAAGAAATTCAGCG GCATATGATGGGAGAACAACTTTATGGTTTGGGCGTCAAAGACCTACAAGATCTGGAGAATCAACTAGAAATGAGTCTGCAGGGTGTACGAATGAAAAAG GAACAAATCTTAACTGACGAAATACAAGAACTAAACCGAAAG gGAAATCTTATCCATCAGGAAAATCTAGAACTGTATAAGAAGGTAAACCTTATTCATCAAGAAAACAGGGAATTGTACAAGAAG GTTTACAGCACGACTGCAGCAGGCATAAATTCATTCATTCCATATGGAACTAACATCAGAGAGGACTTGCATGTTCCTATCCATCTTCAGCTATGCCAGCCCCATCAACAAGCTTATGAGACGCCAGCAAAAGAAAcagaat TGGGATCGATCCAACTTTCAACTATGCCGCCTGGCCTGCCTTCTCATATGGTTGCTCTGCTCAATAACTTTATGAGTGAGAAGAAGATGCGTTTCTCTTGTAGGTACCAAGCATCTATGTAG